One region of Esox lucius isolate fEsoLuc1 chromosome 17, fEsoLuc1.pri, whole genome shotgun sequence genomic DNA includes:
- the slc32a1 gene encoding vesicular inhibitory amino acid transporter — MAHLIRSKFQNKLSNAATSVSNKSTAKVSGMMARMGFQAATDEEGLGFAACDDLDYDHRQGLQMDIMKSDDMSGGDLGEGSGEGGMVGGDDGMLAGDSHYQRDGTGPPTSGSIASGLGEEGKSPKITAWEAGWNVTNAIQGMFVLGLPYAILHGGYLGLFLIIFAAVVCCYTGKILIACLYEDDEDGQLVRVRDSYVDIANACCQPRFPSLGGHIVNVAQIIELVMTCILYVVVSGNLMYNSFPTLPISQKSWAIVATAALLPCAFLKNLKSVSKFSLLCTIAHFVINILVIAYCLSRARDWAWDKVKFYIDVKKFPISIGIIVFSYTSQIFLPSLEGNMQKPSEFHCMMNWTHIAACVLKGLFALVAYLTWADATKEVITDNLPSTIRAVVNLFLVAKALLSYPLPFFAAVEVLEKSFFCERERTWFPDCYGGDGRLKSWGLTLRCSLVVFTLLMAIYVPHFALLMGLTGSLTGAGLCFLLPSLFHLKLLWRKLLWHHVFFDVAIFVIGGICAISGFIHSMEGLVEAYKYGIED; from the exons ATGGCCCATTTAATCCGAAGCAagtttcaaaataaactatCAAATGCAGCCACCTCGGTGTCGAATAAATCTACCGCGAAGGTGAGCGGGATGATGGCCAGGATGGGCTTCCAGGCCGCCACAGACGAGGAGGGGCTGGGATTCGCCGCATGCGATGATTTGGATTACGACCACCGGCAAGGATTGCAGATGGATATCATGAAATCGGATGACATGAGTGGTGGAGACCTCGGAGAAGGGAGTGGGGAGGGCGGGATGGTTGGAGGAGATGACGGAATGTTGGCTGGGGACAGTCACTACCAGAGAGATGGCACTGGACCTCCGACCTCTGGTTCTATAGCCTCaggtctgggagaagaaggaaaATCACCAAAAATTACCGCATGGGAAGCGGGCTGGAACGTCACAAATGCAATTCAG GGGATGTTCGTTCTGGGTTTACCGTACGCCATTCTCCACGGGGGCTACCTCGGACTGTTTCTGATTATTTTCGCCGCGGTGGTTTGTTGCTACACGGGGAAAATCCTAATCGCTTGCCTGTACGAGGATGACGAAGACGGCCAACTGGTGCGTGTGAGGGACTCATACGTGGACATTGCCAACGCTTGTTGTCAGCCAAGGTTTCCATCTTTAGGTGGTCATATTGTGAATGTAGCCCAGATCATTGAGTTGGTGATGACGTGTATCTTATACGTGGTAGTGAGCGGTAACCTGATGTACAACAGCTTCCCCACCCTCCCCATCTCACAGAAGTCTTGGGCCATCGTGGCCACTGCCGCCTTGCTGCCATGCGCTTTCCTCAAGAATCTTAAGTCTGTGTCTAAATTCAGCTTGCTGTGCACTATCGCACACTTCGTAATCAACATTCTGGTGATAGCCTACTGTCTATCAAGAGCGCGCGACTGGGCCTGGGACAAAGTCAAATTCTACATCGATGTAAAGAAATTCCCAATTTCTATTGGAATCATCGTGTTCAGTTACACGTCTCAGATTTTCCTTCCGTCGCTGGAGGGGAACATGCAGAAGCCCAGCGAGTTCCACTGTATGATGAACTGGACCCATATCGCCGCGTGCGTCCTCAAAGGCCTGTTCGCTCTAGTGGCCTACCTTACCTGGGCGGATGCCACCAAGGAGGTAATCACCGACAACCTGCCGTCAACCATCAGGGCTGTTGTGAACCTTTTCTTAGTGGCAAAAGCCTTACTGTCATACCCATTGCCATTTTTCGCTGCAGTTGAAGTATTGGAAAAATCATTTTTCTGTGAACGAGAACGCACGTGGTTTCCAGATTGTTACGGAGGCGACGGACGTCTGAAATCCTGGGGCCTAACTCTCAGATGCAGCCTTGTTGTATTCACGTTGCTCATGGCCATTTATGTACCGCATTTTGCTCTTCTCATGGGTCTAACCGGGAGCTTGACGGGCGCGGGGCTGTGCTTTCTGCTTCCCAGCCTCTTCCACCTCAAGCTGCTATGGAGAAAGCTGCTATGGCACCACGTTTTCTTTGATGTCGCAATATTTGTAATAGGAGGTATATGCGCCATATCTGGTTTCATCCACTCAATGGAAGGACTCGTAGAAGCGTACAAATATGGTATAGAAGATTAG